The Solanum pennellii chromosome 11, SPENNV200 genome contains a region encoding:
- the LOC107004050 gene encoding putative disease resistance protein At3g14460 has product MYGSVSVVGLQNVVDRREAEKAKMREKNHVDKLSLKWSESISADNSHTERDILDELCPHKNIKEVEIIGYRGTNFPDWVADPLFLKLVKLSHRNCKNCYSLPALGQLPCLKFLSIKGMHGLTEVTEEFYGSLSSKNPFNSLVKLRFEDMPEWKQWHLPGSGEFPTLENLLIENCPELSLEIPIQFSSLEVVGCPVVFDDAQLFRSQLEAMKQIEEIYIWDCKSVTSFPFSILPTTLKRIAISGCPKLRLEAPVGEMFVEYLSVKDCGCVDDISPEFLPTARELSIMDCQNVTRFLVPTATETLHISNCENVEKLSVACGGAAQMTLLDIYGCKKLKCLPELLPSLKELQLSDCPEIEGELPFNLQELYISNCKKLVNGRKEWHLHRLTELWIIHDGSDEDIEHWELPSSIQSLTICNLITLSSQHLKSLTSLEYLDIDGNLSQIQSQGQLSSFSHLTSLQALQIRNLQSLAESAQPSSLSHLTISDCPNLQSLAESALPSSLSHLNISDCPNLQSLAESALPSSLSHLNISDCPNLQSLPSKGMPSSLSELSISECPLLKPLLEFEKGEYWPQIAHIPTIQIDGECM; this is encoded by the coding sequence ATGTATGGATCTGTATCAGTTGTAGGGTTGCAAAATGTTGTTGATAGAAGGGAAGCTGAGAAGGCAAAGATGAGGGAGAAGAATCATGTTGACAAGTTATCTTTGAAGTGGAGTGAAAGTATTAGTGCTGACAATTCACATACAGAAAGAGACATACTTGATGAGCTATGCccacataaaaacataaaagaagtCGAAATCATTGGATATAGAGGGACAAACTTTCCCGATTGGGTTGCTGATCCTTTGTTTCTTAAACTGGTGAAATTGTCTCATAGAAACTGCAAGAACTGTTATTCCTTGCCAGCACTAGGACAACTCCCTTGTTTGAAATTCCTTTCTATTAAAGGGATGCATGGACTAACAGAGGTGACGGAAGAATTCTATGGTAGTTTGTCCTCCAAAAATCCTTTTAACTCTCTTGTGAAGCTTAGATTTGAAGATATGCCTGAGTGGAAGCAATGGCACCTACCAGGTAGTGGAGAGTTTCCTACACTTGAAAACCTTTTAATAGAAAATTGCCCTGAGCTCAGTTTGGAGATACCCATCCAATTTTCAAGTTTAGAAGTTGTTGGTTGTCCAGTTGTTTTTGATGATGCTCAACTGTTTAGATCCCAACTTGAAGCAATGAAGCAGATTgaggaaatatatatatggGATTGTAAGTCTGTTACCTCCTTTCCTTTTAGCATACTGCCAACTACCTTGAAGAGAATAGCGATATCTGGTTGCCCGAAATTGAGATTGGAGGCGCCAGTTGGTGAGATGTTTGTGGAGTATTTGAGTGTGAAGGATTGTGGTTGTGTAGATGATATATCACCTGAGTTTCTCCCAACAGCACGTGAATTGAGTATTATGGATTGCCAGAACGTTACTAGGTTTTTGGTTCCTACTGCCACTGAAACTCTCCATATTTCGAATTGTGAGAACGTTGAAAAACTATCGGTGGCATGTGGAGGAGCGGCCCAGATGACGTTACTGGATATTTATGGCTGTAAGAAGCTCAAGTGTCTTCCAGAACTCCTTCCATCTCTCAAGGAACTGCAACTGTCTGATTGTCCAGAAATAGAAGGAGAATTGCCCTTCAATTTACAAGAACTCTATATCAGTAATTGCAAGAAACTGGTGAATGGCCGAAAGGAGTGGCATTTACATAGACTCACAGAGTTATGGATCATTCATGATGGGAGTGACGAAGATATTGAACATTGGGAGTTGCCTTCCTCTATTCAGAGTCTTACCATATGCAATCTGATAACATTAAGCAGCCAACATCTCAAAAGCCTCACCTCTCTTGAATATCTAGATATTGATGGTAATTTATCTCAGATTCAGTCACAAGGCCAGCTTTCCTCCTTTTCTCACCTCACTTCGCTTCAAGCTCTACAAATCCGTAATCTCCAATCACTTGCTGAATCAGCACAgccctcctccctctctcacCTGACCATCTCCGATTGCCCTAATCTCCAATCACTTGCTGAATCAGCACTgccctcctccctctctcacCTGAACATCTCTGATTGCCCTAATCTCCAATCACTTGCTGAATCAGCACTgccctcctccctctctcacCTGAACATCTCCGATTGCCCTAATCTCCAATCCCTTCCATCAAAAGGGATGCCCTCTTCCCTCTCTGAACTATCGATTTCCGAATGTCCATTGCTCAAACCACTACTAGAATTTGAAAAGGGGGAATACTGGCCACAAATTGCTCATATCCCCACCATACAGATCGATGGGGAATGCATGTAA